A DNA window from Providencia huaxiensis contains the following coding sequences:
- a CDS encoding phage major capsid protein, P2 family, with translation MRKETKVKFNGYMTRLGEIYGVQPHEFTDSKVEIEPSAAQKLESKIQLSAVFLTKINIVPVKDQVGEKIGLGIGSTVAGTTDTTKQDREPTDPTQLAKQGYHCRQTNFDTAIRYEKLDMWAMFEDFQRRIRDAIIQRQALDRIMIGFNGTSRAATSNRTVNKMLQDVNIGWLHKIRLEAPEHVLGSSTDKDTNQITPEPIKVGKGEEYENLDALVMQAVDHAISEVYADDTDLVVICGRSLLADKYFPIVNRDQANTEALAADVIISQKRLGGLPAVRVPYFPKNGMLITRLDNLSIYWQIESRRRQVVDNAKRDRIENYESVNEDYIVEDYDCVALIENIELTSGKPAEPTEPDEAKDAPTGE, from the coding sequence TTCAAAAGTGGAAATTGAGCCTTCGGCAGCCCAAAAACTGGAAAGCAAAATTCAGTTAAGCGCCGTCTTTCTGACCAAAATTAATATTGTGCCTGTCAAAGACCAAGTGGGCGAAAAAATCGGCCTCGGCATTGGCTCAACGGTTGCCGGCACGACGGACACCACCAAACAAGACCGCGAACCGACTGACCCAACTCAATTGGCCAAACAAGGCTATCACTGCCGCCAAACGAATTTCGATACCGCTATTCGTTATGAAAAACTGGACATGTGGGCGATGTTTGAAGATTTCCAGCGCCGTATCCGCGATGCCATTATTCAGCGTCAAGCCCTTGATCGTATCATGATTGGCTTTAACGGTACGAGCCGCGCGGCAACTTCAAACCGTACAGTCAACAAAATGCTACAGGACGTCAACATCGGTTGGTTACATAAAATTCGCCTTGAAGCCCCTGAACATGTTTTAGGTTCTTCAACCGATAAAGACACCAACCAAATCACCCCTGAGCCTATCAAAGTGGGTAAAGGTGAAGAGTATGAAAACCTTGATGCACTGGTTATGCAAGCCGTTGACCACGCGATTTCAGAAGTGTACGCCGACGATACCGATTTAGTGGTTATCTGTGGCCGCTCACTTTTAGCCGATAAATATTTCCCAATCGTCAATCGTGATCAAGCCAATACCGAGGCGTTAGCTGCGGATGTGATTATCAGCCAAAAACGCCTCGGTGGATTGCCAGCGGTACGTGTTCCCTATTTCCCGAAAAATGGAATGCTTATCACACGGTTAGATAATTTATCTATTTACTGGCAAATCGAATCACGCCGCCGTCAAGTGGTGGACAATGCCAAACGTGACCGTATCGAAAACTACGAATCAGTAAATGAAGATTACATTGTTGAAGATTACGACTGTGTGGCGTTGATTGAAAACATTGAGCTGACGTCTGGAAAACCGGCGGAGCCTACTGAGCCGGACGAAGCAAAAGACGCGCCAACCGGAGAATAA